Proteins encoded within one genomic window of Pigmentiphaga sp. H8:
- a CDS encoding NAD(P)/FAD-dependent oxidoreductase: MDQTDLVVIGAGVAGLAAATHAARRGLEVLVIERVGAGGQVMAVERIANYPDYPGGIAGFELGPALQAVAEEAGVRFRLDSVTRIQAAGAGARLEVQGESGSIMARAVLVAAGSSRRALGVPGEDALEGRGVSHCAACDGPLFRGEPVCVVGGGDSAVGEAVVLARYASEVTLVFEGEAPHAQAYLMDALSECGNVRLLRRARVTAIEGGNGVTGVRIRSGAAEQSVPVSGVFIYAGLRAASGFLDGLVELDGAGRVVCGPTGRSSIAGVYAAGDIRAGIPYTLVAAQQSGTSTAMAIVHDLISIGDLA, from the coding sequence ATGGATCAGACCGATCTCGTGGTCATTGGGGCAGGCGTCGCCGGCCTGGCCGCCGCCACGCATGCCGCGCGCCGGGGCCTGGAGGTGCTGGTGATCGAGCGCGTGGGAGCCGGAGGCCAGGTCATGGCCGTGGAGCGCATCGCCAACTACCCGGACTACCCCGGGGGCATTGCCGGCTTCGAGCTTGGCCCCGCGCTCCAGGCGGTCGCGGAAGAGGCAGGCGTCCGGTTTCGGCTGGACTCCGTGACGCGGATCCAGGCCGCTGGTGCCGGCGCGCGCCTGGAGGTCCAGGGCGAGTCCGGCAGCATCATGGCGCGCGCCGTGCTGGTGGCCGCCGGCTCGTCGCGGCGCGCGCTCGGGGTGCCTGGCGAAGATGCGCTCGAGGGGCGCGGCGTATCGCACTGCGCTGCATGCGACGGTCCATTGTTTCGCGGCGAACCGGTGTGCGTGGTGGGAGGCGGCGATTCCGCGGTGGGCGAGGCCGTCGTGCTGGCACGATACGCCAGCGAGGTCACGCTGGTCTTCGAGGGCGAGGCGCCGCACGCCCAGGCTTATCTGATGGATGCGCTGAGCGAGTGCGGCAACGTGCGTCTGCTGCGGCGCGCCAGGGTGACCGCGATCGAGGGCGGCAACGGTGTCACCGGTGTTCGCATCCGTTCGGGAGCAGCGGAACAATCGGTACCGGTCTCTGGCGTTTTCATCTATGCGGGGTTGCGGGCCGCCAGCGGCTTCCTGGACGGTCTGGTGGAACTGGATGGGGCGGGCCGCGTCGTCTGCGGCCCGACAGGGCGCAGCTCGATCGCGGGCGTGTACGCGGCCGGCGACATCCGCGCCGGCATTCCCTACACCTTGGTGGCTGCACAGCAAAGCGGCACGTCGACCGCGATGGCTATCGTGCATGACCTGATATCAATCGGAGACCTTGCATGA
- a CDS encoding LysR family transcriptional regulator yields the protein MNLRQMEVFRAVMLTGGVNSAAQLLHVSPPAISKVLAQAARSSGLVLFENVRGRLIPTPEAQQLYDEVTGLWDRVEKVRDMTQQLAQPTRAVLKLTCTSNVAQFLVSRTIARLYMRYPHLKCRLQVTSPELVNQLLLERSFNLGVALEAHEHPNLEVLKGYRCGLACIMRADHPLAKRKSIKPADLAGERIIASPESTPFGQTLRRAFGAAAARMHIDFECGSSATACWFAQAGVGIAVVDLAGVSGGQLEGLEVRPFRSPETLSVSILRNRYRPMSVVERAFAEEFDTVWAQVSPT from the coding sequence ATGAACTTACGCCAGATGGAGGTCTTCCGGGCCGTGATGCTGACGGGCGGCGTCAACAGCGCGGCGCAGTTGCTGCACGTCTCGCCGCCGGCGATCAGCAAGGTACTGGCGCAAGCCGCGCGGTCCAGCGGCCTGGTGCTGTTCGAGAACGTGCGGGGCCGGCTGATACCCACGCCAGAGGCCCAGCAGCTCTATGACGAAGTCACTGGCTTGTGGGACAGGGTCGAGAAAGTCCGCGACATGACGCAGCAGCTGGCGCAACCGACACGTGCCGTGCTCAAACTGACGTGTACGTCCAACGTCGCGCAATTCCTGGTGTCGCGTACCATCGCGCGCTTGTACATGCGGTATCCGCACCTGAAATGCCGGTTGCAGGTGACGTCGCCCGAGCTCGTCAACCAGTTGCTGCTGGAGCGTTCGTTCAACCTGGGGGTCGCCCTCGAGGCTCACGAGCACCCGAACCTGGAAGTCTTGAAAGGCTACCGTTGCGGACTCGCCTGCATCATGCGGGCCGACCATCCCCTGGCGAAACGCAAATCCATCAAACCCGCCGATCTGGCGGGCGAGCGCATCATCGCATCTCCCGAGAGCACGCCGTTCGGGCAGACGCTGCGCCGGGCCTTCGGGGCTGCGGCCGCCCGCATGCACATCGACTTCGAATGCGGCAGTTCTGCCACCGCCTGCTGGTTTGCGCAGGCCGGAGTCGGTATCGCGGTGGTGGATCTCGCGGGCGTTTCGGGTGGTCAGCTGGAGGGCCTGGAAGTGCGGCCGTTCCGATCACCCGAGACCCTGTCGGTAAGTATCCTGCGTAACCGCTACCGGCCGATGTCGGTAGTGGAACGCGCGTTTGCCGAGGAGTTCGATACGGTCTGGGCGCAGGTTTCGCCGACCTAG
- a CDS encoding YgcG family protein — protein MYKKLIVLIAALAGLLGVLNAYAQYSVPAVPNPKSQGSDHYVSDPDGHLSGDTVAKLDAISAGIERNSGSEFAIVVVGDYQGASDFSFALDLFNHWGVGKQGSDNGLLLFLGMDRREYRFISGYGLEGIFPDALLKQIGETYLVPYLKLGNTDMAVLAAAKAIESVFLSPDHALELANLEAYQPTFWNRHAAALERAAWVLAIFAAGFGWISLARRRVLKKFGIKRTRYRGHAFWFALFTFLLLLFLSLFAFVILDVVERVYRVDNLPYFLAAFGTFVLLFHYSGSAQFLKKSTKDPKTGLDMSVAFTRLTLLPLLLSPLSYKAYYDLGRNRKRARLRDTPPDGTGKWSRLNRDALKPAKLDAYLSRQQLAEEKLGAKSYEIWLNEETGRTHIAAFDGEKIAKYEVCPKCHGQTLAPPAIKVRQRATQTSTGVGERMRTCAFCNHAVSLGMVTLAALASRSSSGSGSGGGGGSSGGGSSGSSFGGGSSGGGGAGGRW, from the coding sequence ATGTACAAGAAACTCATCGTCCTGATTGCCGCCCTGGCCGGCCTCCTTGGCGTCCTGAACGCCTACGCGCAATATTCCGTCCCGGCCGTCCCCAACCCGAAGAGCCAGGGCAGCGACCACTACGTCAGCGACCCCGACGGCCACCTGAGCGGCGATACCGTCGCGAAGCTGGACGCGATCAGTGCCGGCATCGAACGGAACAGCGGCAGCGAGTTCGCCATCGTGGTCGTAGGCGACTACCAGGGGGCCAGCGATTTCAGCTTCGCGCTGGATCTGTTCAACCACTGGGGCGTCGGCAAGCAGGGCAGCGACAACGGCCTGCTGCTGTTCCTGGGCATGGACCGGCGGGAGTATCGCTTCATCAGCGGCTACGGGCTGGAAGGCATCTTTCCCGATGCCCTGCTCAAGCAGATCGGCGAGACCTACCTGGTTCCCTACCTGAAGCTCGGCAATACCGACATGGCCGTGCTGGCCGCCGCGAAGGCGATCGAAAGCGTGTTCCTGTCGCCCGATCATGCCCTGGAGCTGGCGAACCTCGAGGCGTATCAGCCCACCTTCTGGAACCGCCACGCCGCGGCGCTGGAGCGGGCAGCCTGGGTGCTGGCGATATTCGCCGCCGGTTTCGGCTGGATCAGCCTGGCGCGCAGGCGCGTCCTGAAGAAATTCGGCATCAAGCGCACGCGCTACCGGGGCCATGCCTTCTGGTTCGCCCTGTTCACCTTCCTGCTGCTCCTGTTCCTGAGCCTGTTTGCATTCGTGATCCTGGACGTCGTGGAGCGCGTGTACCGGGTCGACAACCTGCCATACTTCCTGGCCGCGTTCGGAACCTTCGTGCTCCTGTTCCATTACTCCGGGTCGGCGCAGTTCCTCAAGAAAAGCACCAAGGATCCGAAAACCGGCCTGGACATGAGCGTCGCGTTCACGCGCCTGACCCTGCTGCCGCTGCTGCTCTCGCCCCTGTCCTACAAGGCCTACTACGATCTTGGAAGGAACAGGAAGCGTGCCCGCCTGCGGGATACCCCGCCAGACGGCACGGGGAAGTGGTCCCGCTTGAACCGCGATGCGCTCAAGCCCGCGAAACTCGATGCGTATCTGAGCCGGCAGCAGCTGGCGGAAGAAAAGCTGGGCGCCAAGTCCTACGAGATCTGGCTGAACGAGGAAACCGGCCGTACGCACATCGCGGCGTTCGACGGCGAGAAGATCGCGAAATACGAGGTGTGTCCGAAATGCCATGGACAGACCCTGGCCCCTCCCGCCATCAAGGTCCGCCAGCGGGCCACACAGACCTCGACCGGGGTGGGCGAACGCATGCGGACGTGTGCCTTCTGCAACCACGCCGTATCGCTGGGCATGGTGACGCTGGCCGCACTGGCCAGCCGCAGCAGCTCCGGTTCCGGTTCGGGAGGCGGGGGCGGGAGTTCCGGGGGCGGCAGCTCGGGAAGCAGTTTCGGGGGTGGGTCCAGCGGAGGCGGCGGCGCGGGCGGCCGGTGGTAG
- the pstB gene encoding phosphate ABC transporter ATP-binding protein PstB, with protein sequence MENIANISNPKLEVKNLNFYYGKFHALRNVSMQIPEKQVTAFIGPSGCGKSTLLRTFNRMFELYPEQRAEGQINMDGENLLTSKMDISLIRAKVGMVFQKPTPFPMSIYDNIAFGVRLFENLSKGEMDERVEWALTKAALWEEAKNKLHQSGHSLSGGQQQRLCIARGIAIKPEVLLLDEPCSALDPISTAKIEELIAELKNDYTVVIVTHNMQQAARCSDYTAYMYLGELVEFGVTDQIFIKPTKKATEDYITGRFG encoded by the coding sequence ATGGAAAACATCGCCAACATTTCGAATCCCAAGCTGGAAGTCAAGAACCTGAACTTCTACTACGGGAAATTCCACGCCCTGCGCAACGTCAGCATGCAGATCCCCGAGAAGCAGGTCACGGCCTTCATCGGCCCGTCGGGTTGCGGCAAGTCGACGCTGCTGCGCACCTTCAACCGCATGTTCGAGCTGTATCCCGAACAGCGCGCCGAAGGCCAGATCAACATGGACGGCGAGAACCTGCTGACCTCGAAAATGGACATCTCGCTGATTCGCGCCAAGGTCGGCATGGTGTTCCAGAAACCCACGCCGTTCCCGATGAGCATCTACGACAACATCGCCTTCGGCGTGCGTCTGTTCGAGAACCTGAGCAAGGGCGAGATGGACGAGCGCGTGGAATGGGCGCTGACCAAGGCCGCGCTGTGGGAAGAGGCCAAGAACAAGCTGCACCAGAGCGGCCACAGCCTGTCGGGCGGGCAGCAGCAGCGCCTGTGCATCGCGCGCGGCATCGCGATCAAGCCCGAGGTCCTGCTGCTGGACGAACCCTGCTCCGCGCTGGACCCGATCTCCACGGCCAAGATCGAGGAACTGATCGCCGAACTGAAGAACGACTACACGGTGGTCATCGTCACCCACAACATGCAGCAGGCGGCGCGCTGTTCCGACTACACTGCCTACATGTACCTGGGTGAACTGGTCGAATTCGGCGTGACGGACCAGATCTTCATCAAGCCGACCAAGAAGGCGACGGAAGACTACATTACCGGCCGCTTCGGCTGA
- the pstA gene encoding phosphate ABC transporter permease PstA — MSVITMQNTVYRRRRLTNKVMLTLSAVALVFGLFWLFWIILTLLSKGAAAISPALFTEITPPPGQSGGLLNALVGSIMMAGMGTLIGTPIGILAGTYLAEYGQRGWLAPATRFINDVLLSAPSIVIGLFIYTVFVARIQHFSGWAGTLALAVIVIPVVVRTTDDMLKLVPNSLREACIALGCPHWKMITMVCYRAARSGIVTGILLAVARIAGETAPLLFTALNNQFLSFNMNAPMANLPVTIFQFAMSPFADWQRLAWAGATLITLLVLAINIIARIMFRKQAA, encoded by the coding sequence ATGTCCGTCATCACCATGCAGAACACGGTCTACCGCCGCCGCCGGCTGACCAACAAGGTCATGCTGACCCTGTCGGCGGTCGCCCTGGTGTTCGGTCTTTTCTGGCTGTTCTGGATCATCCTGACGCTGCTGTCCAAGGGCGCCGCGGCGATCTCGCCCGCGCTGTTCACCGAGATCACGCCGCCTCCCGGACAGAGCGGGGGGCTGCTCAACGCGCTGGTGGGCAGCATCATGATGGCCGGCATGGGCACGCTGATCGGCACGCCCATCGGCATCCTGGCCGGCACCTACCTGGCCGAATACGGCCAGCGCGGCTGGCTGGCCCCGGCCACGCGCTTCATCAACGACGTGCTGCTGTCGGCGCCGTCGATCGTGATCGGCCTGTTCATCTACACCGTGTTCGTCGCGCGCATCCAGCACTTCTCGGGCTGGGCGGGCACGCTGGCCCTGGCCGTGATCGTGATCCCGGTCGTGGTCCGCACCACCGACGACATGCTCAAGCTGGTGCCCAACAGCCTGCGCGAGGCCTGCATCGCGCTGGGCTGCCCGCACTGGAAGATGATCACCATGGTGTGCTATCGCGCCGCGCGCTCGGGCATCGTCACCGGCATCCTGCTGGCCGTGGCCCGCATCGCCGGCGAGACCGCGCCGCTGCTGTTCACCGCGCTGAACAACCAGTTTCTGTCGTTCAACATGAACGCCCCCATGGCCAACCTGCCCGTCACGATCTTCCAGTTCGCGATGAGCCCCTTCGCCGACTGGCAGCGCCTGGCCTGGGCCGGCGCGACGCTGATCACGCTGCTGGTCCTGGCCATCAACATCATTGCTCGCATCATGTTCCGCAAACAGGCCGCCTGA
- the pstC gene encoding phosphate ABC transporter permease subunit PstC, whose translation MSAVLDNISGEIRGNSSSEPTTTGNTPPMKKNRNAAMDALFKNLTRFFAFAVLSLLAAILVSLVVGSQITLEKYGISFLWSSEWDPVNNEYGALVPIVGTLVTSAIALLIAVPVSFGIALFLTELSPTWLRRPLGTAVEMLAAIPSIIYGMWGLFIFAPLFKEYVQPFLIATLGNIPGAGILFQGPAFGIGVFTAGIILAVMIIPFITAVMRDVFELVPAMLKESAYGLGATTWEVVSRVVLPFTKVGAVGGIMLGLGRALGETMAVTFVIGNAYRLSGSLFAPGNSIASSLANEFAEASDDVHLSALIELGLILFLITTIVLACSKLLLLRLAKSEGARS comes from the coding sequence ATGAGCGCGGTCCTTGATAACATTTCGGGCGAGATTCGAGGAAATTCTTCCTCCGAGCCGACTACTACCGGGAATACGCCCCCGATGAAGAAAAACCGTAACGCGGCCATGGACGCGTTGTTCAAGAACCTGACCCGGTTCTTCGCCTTTGCCGTGCTGAGCCTGCTGGCCGCCATCCTGGTGTCGCTGGTCGTGGGCAGCCAGATCACGCTCGAGAAGTACGGCATCTCGTTCCTGTGGTCCTCGGAATGGGACCCGGTCAACAATGAATACGGCGCGCTGGTGCCCATCGTCGGCACGCTCGTCACCTCGGCCATCGCGCTGCTGATCGCGGTGCCGGTGTCGTTCGGCATCGCGCTGTTCCTGACCGAGCTGTCGCCCACCTGGCTGCGCCGGCCGCTGGGCACGGCGGTCGAAATGCTGGCGGCCATTCCCTCCATCATCTACGGCATGTGGGGCCTGTTCATTTTCGCTCCGCTGTTCAAGGAATACGTGCAGCCCTTCCTGATCGCCACGCTGGGCAACATCCCGGGCGCGGGCATCCTGTTCCAGGGGCCGGCCTTCGGCATAGGCGTATTCACCGCCGGCATCATCCTGGCCGTGATGATCATCCCCTTCATCACCGCCGTGATGCGCGACGTGTTCGAGCTCGTGCCGGCCATGCTGAAGGAATCGGCCTACGGGCTGGGCGCGACCACCTGGGAGGTCGTCTCCCGCGTGGTGCTGCCGTTCACCAAGGTCGGCGCCGTGGGCGGCATCATGCTGGGGCTGGGCCGCGCGCTGGGCGAGACCATGGCCGTCACCTTCGTCATCGGCAACGCCTACCGGCTGTCCGGCTCGCTGTTCGCGCCGGGCAACTCGATCGCCTCGTCGCTGGCCAACGAGTTCGCCGAGGCCTCCGACGACGTGCACCTGTCGGCGCTGATCGAGTTGGGCCTGATCCTTTTCCTCATCACCACCATCGTGCTCGCCTGCTCGAAGCTTCTGCTGCTGCGCCTGGCGAAGAGCGAAGGCGCCCGGTCCTAA
- the pstS gene encoding phosphate ABC transporter substrate-binding protein PstS gives MFKLVFKQVSVGVVLGVAALSAHAADITGAGASFPYPIYAKWASDYKAATGNTVNYQSIGSGGGQKQIIAKTVDFGASDDPMSGADLEKNGLVQFPAVIGGIVPVVNLQGIQPGQLKFTGALLADIYLGKVKKWNDEAIAKLNPGVNLPAADIIVVHRSDGSGTTFGWTNYLSKVSADWKSSVGEGKAVKWPAGQGGKGNEGVANYVKQFAGAIGYVEYAYAKQNKLSHGQVQNKDGKFVQPEEAAFAAAAANADWKSAPGMGVILNNEPGDKSWPITSATFILMHKAQDKPTQGAEVLKFFDWAFKNGKKSASELDYVALPDAVTTQIRSLWKSDIKDTSGKSLY, from the coding sequence ATGTTCAAACTCGTATTCAAGCAAGTTTCGGTGGGCGTCGTGCTGGGCGTTGCCGCGTTGTCCGCGCACGCCGCCGATATCACCGGTGCCGGCGCGTCGTTCCCTTACCCCATCTACGCCAAGTGGGCCTCGGATTACAAGGCCGCCACGGGCAACACCGTGAACTACCAGTCCATCGGTTCGGGCGGCGGCCAGAAGCAGATCATCGCCAAGACAGTGGATTTCGGCGCTTCGGATGATCCCATGAGCGGCGCCGACCTGGAAAAGAACGGCCTGGTGCAGTTCCCCGCCGTGATCGGCGGCATCGTTCCCGTCGTCAACCTGCAAGGCATCCAGCCCGGCCAACTGAAGTTCACCGGCGCGCTGCTGGCCGACATCTACCTGGGCAAGGTCAAGAAGTGGAACGACGAGGCCATCGCCAAGCTGAATCCCGGCGTGAACCTGCCCGCCGCCGACATTATCGTCGTCCACCGTTCGGACGGTTCGGGCACGACCTTCGGCTGGACCAACTACCTGTCCAAGGTTTCCGCCGACTGGAAGTCGTCCGTGGGTGAAGGCAAGGCCGTCAAGTGGCCCGCCGGCCAGGGTGGCAAGGGCAACGAAGGCGTCGCCAACTACGTCAAGCAGTTCGCCGGCGCCATCGGCTACGTCGAATACGCCTACGCCAAGCAGAACAAGCTGTCGCACGGCCAGGTCCAGAACAAGGACGGCAAGTTCGTTCAGCCGGAAGAGGCCGCCTTCGCCGCCGCCGCCGCGAACGCCGACTGGAAGAGCGCGCCGGGCATGGGCGTGATCCTGAACAACGAGCCGGGCGACAAGAGCTGGCCCATCACCAGCGCCACCTTCATCCTGATGCACAAGGCGCAGGACAAGCCGACGCAAGGCGCCGAAGTCCTGAAGTTCTTCGACTGGGCCTTCAAGAACGGCAAGAAATCGGCTTCCGAGCTGGACTACGTGGCGCTGCCCGACGCGGTAACGACGCAGATCCGCTCGCTGTGGAAGTCCGACATCAAGGACACCAGCGGCAAGTCGCTGTACTGA
- a CDS encoding AraC family transcriptional regulator: MPEQWHVPAMTASLSISGGILRADHDQAITEQNEAGLKLVLLLGGELRYSMQKHRQVGLKGPAVHLSLSRSPFTVSHAFHAASPLRYVAVRMPEEALQQGLDLDIGRHARQRNGADAPFFLDQQANRILQALGRQLLACPLRGNLRDLYLAGKALELTATVLAGLELAPAAEPSQADALKLSPRQLDALHEARARLLEQLSEPPGLAALGRQVGLNVTTLTRGFRALFGCSVYQFVRDQRLELAYRMLAAGRCTVAQAASAAGYSDSHFSKAFQKRFGLAPRGLRR; encoded by the coding sequence ATGCCCGAACAATGGCATGTCCCCGCGATGACCGCCTCGCTGTCCATCAGCGGCGGTATATTGCGCGCGGATCACGACCAGGCCATTACCGAGCAGAATGAAGCCGGATTGAAGCTGGTCCTGCTGCTGGGCGGGGAACTGCGTTACTCGATGCAAAAACACCGGCAGGTGGGCTTGAAGGGCCCTGCGGTCCACCTCAGTCTGAGCCGCAGCCCGTTCACGGTCAGCCATGCCTTCCATGCCGCCTCGCCGCTACGCTACGTGGCCGTGCGCATGCCCGAGGAAGCGCTGCAGCAAGGCCTGGACCTCGACATAGGCCGGCATGCCCGCCAGCGCAACGGTGCCGATGCCCCGTTCTTCCTCGACCAGCAGGCCAACCGGATCCTGCAGGCCCTGGGCCGGCAATTGCTGGCCTGCCCCCTGCGCGGGAACCTGCGCGACCTCTACCTGGCCGGCAAGGCCCTGGAATTGACCGCTACCGTGCTGGCCGGCCTGGAACTCGCGCCCGCCGCCGAACCATCCCAGGCCGATGCGCTCAAGCTGTCGCCGCGCCAGCTCGACGCACTGCACGAGGCTCGCGCGCGACTGCTCGAGCAGCTTTCCGAACCGCCTGGCCTGGCGGCCCTGGGGCGCCAGGTCGGCTTGAACGTGACGACGCTCACGCGCGGGTTCCGGGCCCTGTTCGGCTGCAGCGTCTATCAGTTCGTGCGCGACCAGCGCCTCGAACTCGCCTATCGCATGCTGGCCGCCGGCCGGTGCACCGTGGCCCAGGCCGCGTCCGCCGCCGGCTACAGCGACTCGCACTTCTCCAAGGCTTTCCAGAAACGCTTCGGCCTCGCGCCGCGCGGACTTCGCCGCTAG
- a CDS encoding TonB-dependent siderophore receptor has protein sequence MDTRKPFHARQGAFHPGLARTALASAILLLGASAHAQAAPEPPASTLPAVTVTGGADTPSSLLKTSQSARETPQSVTVIDRERMQQQNLQTLEEVLQQAPGITVQPYQQLTTGYYARGFKIDSFQQDGVPVLMGQTAGAPEDMGMYERVEILRGANGLLQGTGNPAATVNLVPKRAPRQFGARGALTAGSWNRYRAEADVGGPVNESGSLRARMVASHEDRDFFYDVAGQKSTNLYGTAELDLGPDTVLSLGVHHQRIRSITNMAGVPFYRDGGDIGLPRSTYLDVAWDRFNWDNTRLFAGLEHAFDNGWTAKLNVNHLTGEVDLKYAGANGAVDPATGTGPRLTGGAYEFENRQTSADGYLNGPFTLFGRRHEALIGVNHLRTSTEQFSASFLTPIGMPVDVWKWDPRSVPEPAVGPYTSRGPTRMVQSGIYAMGRFSLADPLKLILGGRVSRWKQDTSSASSRLSSEFTPYGGLVLDIAQRWALYASYAQVFQPQTQTTWEGGMLDPVQGSNREIGIKGGLLDGRLDASLALFNIRQRNRAQADPAHPCAGSACYYVAGGEVESRGIEAEVNGQVMPGLDLSLGYTYNATEYLKDAQSQGQPFARFTPKHIFRLWANTVLPGNDGRLSAGVGIQAQSAYTVQSGGVTLRQGGYALASLRIGYRINKHMSAALHVNNLFDRRYYQSLSGTSWNNRYGDPRSVALTLRVEY, from the coding sequence GTGGATACCCGCAAGCCATTTCATGCCCGCCAGGGCGCCTTCCACCCCGGCCTGGCCCGCACCGCCCTCGCCTCGGCCATCCTGCTGCTGGGCGCGAGTGCCCATGCCCAGGCCGCCCCCGAGCCGCCGGCCAGCACGCTGCCCGCGGTCACCGTCACGGGCGGCGCGGACACGCCGTCGTCACTGCTCAAGACGTCGCAGTCCGCCAGGGAAACGCCGCAGTCGGTCACGGTCATCGACCGCGAGCGCATGCAGCAGCAGAACCTGCAGACGCTGGAAGAAGTGCTGCAGCAGGCACCCGGGATCACCGTCCAGCCCTATCAGCAACTCACCACGGGTTACTACGCCCGGGGCTTCAAGATCGACTCCTTCCAGCAGGACGGCGTACCCGTGCTCATGGGCCAGACGGCCGGCGCGCCGGAGGACATGGGCATGTACGAACGGGTGGAGATCCTGCGCGGCGCCAACGGCCTGCTCCAGGGCACGGGCAACCCGGCCGCCACCGTCAACCTCGTCCCCAAACGGGCGCCGCGGCAGTTCGGCGCGCGCGGCGCGCTGACCGCCGGCAGTTGGAACCGCTACCGCGCCGAGGCGGACGTGGGCGGCCCGGTGAACGAAAGCGGCAGCCTGCGCGCAAGGATGGTCGCCAGCCACGAGGACCGCGATTTCTTCTACGACGTGGCGGGCCAGAAATCCACCAACCTGTACGGCACGGCCGAACTCGACCTCGGCCCCGACACCGTGCTTTCCTTGGGCGTCCATCACCAGCGCATCCGCTCCATCACCAACATGGCCGGGGTGCCCTTCTACCGCGACGGCGGCGACATCGGCCTGCCGCGCTCGACCTATCTGGATGTCGCCTGGGACCGCTTCAACTGGGACAACACGCGGCTGTTCGCCGGCCTGGAACATGCGTTCGACAACGGCTGGACGGCCAAGCTCAACGTCAACCACCTGACGGGCGAGGTCGACCTGAAATATGCCGGCGCCAATGGCGCGGTCGATCCCGCGACGGGCACCGGTCCGCGCCTGACGGGCGGCGCCTATGAATTCGAGAACCGACAGACCAGCGCCGACGGCTATCTGAATGGCCCGTTCACGCTGTTCGGCCGCAGGCACGAGGCACTGATCGGGGTCAACCACCTGCGCACCAGCACCGAGCAGTTCTCCGCCAGTTTCCTGACACCGATCGGCATGCCGGTGGATGTATGGAAATGGGATCCGCGCAGCGTGCCCGAACCAGCGGTCGGTCCCTACACGTCGCGCGGTCCGACGCGCATGGTCCAGTCGGGCATCTATGCGATGGGCCGGTTCTCGCTGGCCGACCCCCTGAAACTCATCTTGGGAGGGCGGGTGAGCCGCTGGAAGCAGGACACCTCTTCCGCCAGTTCCCGGCTCAGCAGCGAGTTCACGCCCTATGGCGGCCTGGTGCTGGACATCGCGCAGCGGTGGGCGCTCTACGCCAGCTACGCGCAGGTCTTCCAGCCCCAGACCCAGACCACGTGGGAAGGCGGCATGCTCGACCCGGTCCAGGGAAGCAACCGGGAGATCGGCATCAAGGGCGGCCTGCTGGACGGGCGGCTGGATGCCAGCCTGGCCCTCTTCAACATCCGGCAGCGCAACCGCGCACAGGCCGACCCCGCACATCCTTGCGCGGGGTCGGCCTGCTACTACGTCGCCGGCGGCGAGGTCGAGAGCCGCGGGATCGAGGCGGAAGTGAACGGCCAGGTCATGCCGGGGCTGGACCTGTCGCTGGGCTATACCTACAACGCCACGGAGTACCTGAAGGACGCCCAGTCGCAGGGGCAGCCCTTCGCCCGCTTCACGCCCAAGCACATCTTCAGGCTCTGGGCGAACACCGTGCTGCCCGGGAACGACGGCCGGCTCAGCGCGGGCGTGGGCATCCAGGCGCAAAGCGCCTACACCGTGCAGTCCGGCGGCGTAACCCTGCGCCAGGGCGGCTATGCCCTGGCCAGCCTGCGGATCGGCTACCGCATCAACAAACACATGAGCGCGGCGCTGCACGTCAACAACCTGTTCGACAGGCGCTACTACCAGAGTCTGTCCGGCACCAGTTGGAACAACCGCTACGGCGACCCCCGCAGCGTGGCGCTGACGCTGCGCGTGGAGTACTAG